In Planctomycetia bacterium, one DNA window encodes the following:
- a CDS encoding DUF309 domain-containing protein, which yields MQNGVSPSRDVHADLLEERRIYYEGIALFNEGQFFEAHDTWEEAWNLTRDRRRERFYRALIQSSVVLELLRRGRAVGVRQVFVTSQELFEGLPETFMGLLIPRHIDHVRRAIEPALVDLETRHIQIDPARLFRIELEYDPFSESRNGEAAELPR from the coding sequence ATGCAAAACGGGGTTTCACCATCTCGCGACGTTCATGCCGATCTGCTCGAGGAGCGCCGTATTTACTATGAAGGCATTGCCCTGTTTAACGAGGGGCAGTTCTTTGAAGCCCACGATACGTGGGAAGAAGCATGGAATCTGACGCGCGATCGTCGCCGCGAGCGCTTCTACCGAGCCTTGATTCAGTCGTCCGTCGTGCTGGAACTGCTTCGGCGCGGTCGAGCCGTCGGGGTGCGACAGGTGTTCGTCACGAGCCAGGAGTTGTTTGAGGGGTTGCCGGAGACGTTCATGGGGCTGTTGATTCCGCGGCATATCGACCATGTGCGTCGCGCGATCGAACCTGCACTGGTGGACTTGGAGACGCGTCACATCCAGATCGACCCGGCGAGATTGTTCCGAATTGAACTCGAATACGATCCCTTCTCGGAATCGCGCAATGGCGAAGCGGCGGAGTTGCCGCGTTGA
- a CDS encoding MoaD/ThiS family protein has translation MAHVEFTQNIQRHVACAPMQRPGSSVREVLDAVFAEVERLRGYVLDERGEVRKHIVIFVDGKPIRDRVALTDPVGASSRIHVMQALSGG, from the coding sequence GTGGCCCACGTTGAATTCACGCAGAACATCCAGCGCCATGTCGCCTGCGCCCCGATGCAGCGGCCGGGGTCGTCCGTGCGAGAGGTGCTCGACGCCGTCTTCGCCGAGGTGGAGCGCTTGCGCGGCTATGTCCTCGATGAACGCGGCGAAGTGCGCAAGCACATCGTTATTTTTGTCGACGGCAAGCCGATTCGCGACCGCGTCGCCCTCACGGACCCGGTCGGCGCGAGCAGTCGAATTCACGTGATGCAGGCGCTGTCCGGCGGCTAA